A portion of the Bactrocera neohumeralis isolate Rockhampton chromosome 2, APGP_CSIRO_Bneo_wtdbg2-racon-allhic-juicebox.fasta_v2, whole genome shotgun sequence genome contains these proteins:
- the LOC126754508 gene encoding ATP synthase subunit C lysine N-methyltransferase, with amino-acid sequence MDYLHDHSTVTAKRKSISNSAKILIAATGGVGIGLSVICASFVAPAFRRICLPYVPATTEQVRNVLSFLPKNSPKKLLDIGSGDGRIVVAAAKKGLNADGVELNPWLVWYSRLSALRQGVYGKTHFYRRDLWKYNVAPYEYVVIFGVEQMMKDLEKKLIAESSSNAKIIACRFPLPNLQPQRIIEEGVNTVWFYDLDKAKSTAERNV; translated from the exons ATGGATTACTTGCATGACCACAGTACTGTCACTGCGAAAAGGAAAAGTATATCCAATTCGGCAAAAATTCTAATAGCAGCAACCGGTGGTGTGGGTATTGGTTTAAGTGTCATATGTGCGTCTTTTGTAGCGCCTGCTTTTCGAAGAATATGTCTTCCATATGTTCCTGCCACCACTGAGCAGGTTAGAAATGTGCTCAGCTTCTTACCTAAGAACtcgccaaaaaaattattggacatAGGATCTGGTGATGGGCGAATTGTAGTag CGGCGGCTAAAAAAGGACTAAACGCAGATGGTGTTGAACTCAATCCATGGTTGGTATGGTACTCACGATTATCAGCTCTACGACAAGGTGTCTATGGTAAAACACACTTCTATAGACGTGATTTGTGGAAATACAACGTAGCGCCGTATGAATATGTGGTTATATTCGGCGTGGAACAGATG atGAAAGATTTGGAAAAGAAGCTAATTGCCGAGTCATCGAGTAATGCCAAAATTATCGCATGCAGATTTCCACTGCCCAATTTACAACCACAACGTATTATAGAAGAAGGCGTTAACACTGTCTGGTTTTACGACTTGGACAAAGCTAAGTCAACCGCTgaaagaaatgtataa